From the genome of Rhodothermales bacterium:
GGGGCTACGGCGACTTTCACCTCGTGCCGGACCTCTCGACCCTCCGCGTCGCCACCTGGCTGGATCGCACGGCAATGGTCCTGTGCGATATCTACACCGAAAAAACGCACACGCTGGTCGATGTAGCGCCCCGTTCGATGCTGCGCCGGCAGATGGATCGGTTGGCCTCGAGCGGCCTGGTGGCGAAGGCCGGCTCGGAGCTGGAATATTACATCTACGAGGACTCATACCGCGAAGCATCCGACCTGCGGTACACCGGCCTCCGCCCGATGGGCTGGTACCTGGAAGATTATCATGCCCTCCAGGGCACCCGCGAAGAGGTGTTCACCGCGGCCGCGCGCCGGCACCTCAAACACTCGGGCATTCCCGTCGAGAATTCGAAGGGCGAATGGGGCCTGGGGCAACACGAAATCAATGTCCGATACGCCGAGATCATGACGATGGCGGATCGGCACGTCATCTTCAAACAGTGCCTCAAGGAAGTGGCCGACGAACTGGGCCTGAGCGTGACGTTCATGGCCAAACCGGCGGCCGACCAGGCCGGCTCGAGCTGCCACATCCACCTGAGCCTCTGGAAAGACGACGCCAACGCGTTCGCCGGCGAAGAACGCCTCGGCCCGATCGCGTGTTCGCCGCTCTTCAGGTGGTTTCTGGGGGGATGGATGGCCCACGTGCCCGAGATGATGGTGTGCTACGCCCCGACAGTGAACTCGTACAAACGTTACCAGGCCGGCTCCTGGGCGCCCACGCGCCTGGCGTGGAGCCACGACAACCGGACAGCCGGGTTCAGGGTGGTCGGCAGCGGCAAAAGCCTGCGCATCGAGTGCCGCATCCCCGGCGCCGACTGCCACCCGTACCTGGCCTACGCCGCTGCCCTGGCCTCCGGCCTGGACGGCATCGCCAACCGGATCGAACCGCCCGAGATGTTTGATGGCGACATCTACAACGCCGGCCACATCCAGGCCCTCCCCAAAACACTCCGCGAAGCCACCGCCA
Proteins encoded in this window:
- a CDS encoding glutamine synthetase family protein, encoding MSTLTGMLTPEMLQNLVNTGEIETVLVVFTDHYGRFMGKRFDADFFLEEGMVHGTHACDYLLTVDMEMEPVAGYRYSNWERGYGDFHLVPDLSTLRVATWLDRTAMVLCDIYTEKTHTLVDVAPRSMLRRQMDRLASSGLVAKAGSELEYYIYEDSYREASDLRYTGLRPMGWYLEDYHALQGTREEVFTAAARRHLKHSGIPVENSKGEWGLGQHEINVRYAEIMTMADRHVIFKQCLKEVADELGLSVTFMAKPAADQAGSSCHIHLSLWKDDANAFAGEERLGPIACSPLFRWFLGGWMAHVPEMMVCYAPTVNSYKRYQAGSWAPTRLAWSHDNRTAGFRVVGSGKSLRIECRIPGADCHPYLAYAAALASGLDGIANRIEPPEMFDGDIYNAGHIQALPKTLREATASFSASPFVRTAFGDDVVDHYSHFFTVEQDAYDKAVTDWERKRYFERI